One window of Clostridiales bacterium genomic DNA carries:
- a CDS encoding EAL domain-containing protein, producing the protein MSMSFHFRDIMDYVNSFTVIVIILLNFIAIIVYKIYHKILIWDKTWNRYEAEQVQDRLDKVTGIYTKDEFYRKTQAMLFKSKSGEFSMFRCDINRFKIVNELLGRDAGDKILKAVAFAIRNLVAGGIGTYGRLENDIFLICIPTERYRAKDVYEYLSQTLKTVEEGFSITICVGVYVIDNPCLPVGLMSDKAALSLKNVKGKIVDGYAYYDNVLYDSILKEQKLFYNINLALQEHQFEIYFQPIYNLKTLKIEYAEALIRWKHPTKGLLSPSEFLPYAEKNGFINTIDIYVWTTVCKYLKRRKDENKKIIPISVNISRASLLSKNLSQTLKSLVREYQLEPSCLKLEITEDSYMNTTKELLSIIHDLKDFGFEFFMDDFGSGYSSLGNLRDIPFNVIKLDKLFIDGLSFQKTSINFLLSILNMTKVLNIPVIIEGVETKEQVAFLIENDFDFAQGYYFSRPIIYQEFEKFLDREV; encoded by the coding sequence ATGAGTATGTCTTTTCATTTTAGGGATATAATGGATTATGTCAATAGTTTTACTGTTATTGTAATAATTCTATTAAATTTTATAGCTATTATTGTATATAAAATATATCATAAAATTTTAATTTGGGATAAAACATGGAATAGGTATGAGGCAGAGCAGGTACAAGATAGATTAGACAAAGTTACTGGTATCTATACTAAAGATGAATTTTATAGAAAAACACAGGCTATGTTGTTTAAATCTAAAAGTGGTGAATTTTCAATGTTTAGATGTGATATAAATAGATTCAAAATTGTAAATGAACTCTTGGGTAGAGATGCCGGTGATAAAATATTAAAAGCAGTTGCATTTGCAATAAGGAATCTTGTTGCTGGTGGCATAGGAACATATGGAAGACTAGAAAACGATATATTTTTAATTTGTATTCCAACAGAAAGATATAGGGCAAAGGATGTATACGAATATTTATCTCAAACATTAAAGACAGTTGAAGAAGGGTTTAGTATAACTATTTGTGTTGGTGTATATGTGATAGATAATCCATGTTTGCCGGTTGGTTTGATGTCAGATAAAGCGGCACTTTCGCTAAAAAATGTAAAAGGGAAGATAGTGGATGGGTACGCTTATTATGATAATGTATTGTATGATTCTATTTTGAAAGAACAAAAACTTTTTTATAATATAAATTTGGCGCTACAAGAACACCAATTTGAGATATATTTTCAGCCAATATATAATTTAAAGACGTTAAAAATAGAATACGCTGAGGCCTTGATAAGGTGGAAACATCCTACAAAGGGACTGCTATCACCAAGCGAATTTTTACCATACGCCGAGAAAAATGGTTTTATAAATACTATTGATATTTACGTATGGACTACAGTATGCAAATATTTGAAAAGAAGAAAAGACGAGAACAAAAAAATTATACCTATATCGGTAAATATATCAAGAGCAAGTTTATTATCTAAAAACTTGTCACAAACTCTTAAATCACTGGTTCGAGAGTATCAATTGGAACCATCGTGTTTAAAATTGGAAATTACAGAAGATTCATATATGAATACAACAAAAGAACTTTTGTCTATAATACATGATTTAAAAGATTTCGGATTTGAATTTTTTATGGATGATTTTGGTAGTGGATATTCTTCATTAGGGAATTTAAGAGATATACCATTTAATGTTATAAAATTAGATAAATTATTTATCGACGGACTAAGTTTTCAGAAAACGTCAATAAACTTTTTATTATCAATTCTAAATATGACAAAAGTATTAAATATACCTGTTATAATTGAAGGGGTTGAAACTAAAGAACAGGTTGCTTTTTTAATAGAAAATGATTTTGATTTTGCTCAAGGATATTATTTTTCAAGGCCAATAATATACCAAGAGTTTGAAAAATTTTTAGATAGAGAAGTATAG
- the fba gene encoding class II fructose-1,6-bisphosphate aldolase, which yields MPLVTTTEMFKKAYEGGYAIGAFNVNNMEIIQGITEAAKEENAPLILQVSAGARKYAKHVYLTKLVEAAIEDTGLPIALHLDHGDSFELCKQCIDGGFSSVMIDGSKYSFEENIKLTKQVVDYAHDKGVTVEGELGKLAGIEDDVNVADKDAAFTDPNEVEEFVQRTGVDSLAIAIGTSHGAFKFKGEPRLRFDILEEVQKRLPGFPIVLHGASSVMPEYVDIINKFGGNMPGAKGVPEDMLRQAAKMAVCKINIDSDLRLALTASIRKHFVEHPEHFDPRQYLSPARAAIKEVVKHKLVHVLGCNGKA from the coding sequence GTGCCATTAGTTACAACAACAGAGATGTTTAAGAAAGCGTATGAAGGTGGATATGCTATAGGAGCTTTCAACGTAAACAATATGGAGATCATTCAGGGAATTACAGAGGCAGCTAAAGAAGAAAACGCACCGTTGATCCTTCAAGTATCAGCAGGAGCTAGAAAGTATGCAAAGCATGTATATCTTACAAAATTAGTAGAAGCTGCAATAGAAGATACAGGACTTCCAATAGCACTTCATTTGGACCATGGAGATAGTTTTGAGCTTTGTAAACAATGTATCGATGGAGGGTTTTCATCAGTTATGATAGATGGATCCAAGTATTCTTTTGAAGAGAACATAAAATTAACAAAGCAAGTTGTAGATTATGCTCATGATAAGGGAGTTACAGTTGAAGGAGAGCTCGGTAAGTTAGCTGGTATAGAAGATGATGTTAATGTAGCTGATAAGGATGCTGCGTTTACAGATCCTAATGAAGTTGAGGAGTTTGTTCAAAGGACCGGTGTTGATTCATTGGCAATTGCTATAGGAACAAGCCACGGAGCTTTCAAGTTCAAAGGTGAACCAAGATTAAGATTTGATATTTTAGAAGAAGTTCAAAAGAGATTACCAGGGTTCCCAATAGTTTTACATGGAGCTTCGTCAGTAATGCCAGAATACGTTGATATAATAAATAAATTTGGCGGAAATATGCCTGGAGCAAAAGGGGTCCCAGAGGATATGTTAAGACAGGCTGCAAAAATGGCGGTTTGCAAGATAAATATAGATTCAGATTTAAGACTTGCATTGACAGCGTCTATAAGAAAACATTTTGTTGAACATCCGGAGCATTTTGATCCAAGACAATATTTATCACCAGCTAGAGCTGCGATAAAAGAAGTGGTGAAACACAAATTAGTACATGTTTTGGGATGTAATGGAAAAGCTTAA
- a CDS encoding peptide ABC transporter substrate-binding protein produces the protein MRKITIFLSVVLVAMLAMVGCTNKIKRSPKEIQKKVVVNLRTDPKELNSIFADNAESNVIMGHIFEGLTRLDKNQNVVPGVAKSWYVSEDKLTYTFYLRGGRWSDGSRITAMDFEFALKEVLNPQNESKCASKLYLIKNAKSYNLSNGQRDDVGVIAKSDYVLEITLEKSCPYLLHLLANPSFMPIKREFYERQQGEYAKTEFNLIFNGPWILDEWNRGESIKLRKNVYYWNRNNIKLDEIEFLISDDDELLFNMFKAHDLDIIDVKGEYLKSLYMSGYKIKKCLDGQTVYLEFNMKKDLMQSSDVRKAITYVIDREELCDKVSGEVNVPAKLFTNPVVKYANNMSAIKFRPTKQQCIKMAKEIFDNELGRLGKDTSLSLLTKNNEFWLKEAQYYKDCIENYWGITVNILSAIDTEEFEKYKAMGVDIVVDSIKPNYDSPITYLEKLGKGGSTTYSSPEYDALMDQGLFYLNKKESIDIFDKMEAIIADDIPIYPLYYVRINYVVQHNLKGVVRGPFKNMDLYYAHY, from the coding sequence ATGAGAAAAATAACTATATTTTTATCAGTGGTATTAGTGGCAATGCTAGCAATGGTAGGGTGTACTAATAAAATCAAAAGATCTCCTAAAGAGATTCAGAAAAAAGTTGTTGTAAATTTGCGAACAGATCCAAAAGAATTAAATAGCATATTTGCAGATAATGCTGAATCGAACGTTATTATGGGGCATATATTCGAAGGGCTTACTCGTTTGGATAAGAACCAGAATGTAGTACCAGGAGTAGCTAAAAGTTGGTATGTATCGGAAGATAAATTAACTTATACTTTTTATTTGCGAGGAGGTAGATGGTCTGACGGCTCGAGAATTACAGCGATGGATTTTGAGTTTGCATTAAAAGAGGTGCTAAATCCTCAAAATGAGTCTAAGTGTGCAAGTAAGTTATATTTAATAAAGAATGCAAAATCGTACAATTTAAGTAACGGTCAAAGGGATGATGTTGGTGTAATAGCGAAAAGTGATTATGTTTTAGAGATTACTCTAGAAAAGTCTTGTCCATATTTGTTACATTTATTAGCTAATCCTAGTTTTATGCCAATAAAAAGAGAATTCTACGAAAGACAACAAGGAGAGTATGCAAAAACTGAGTTTAATTTAATTTTTAATGGACCATGGATATTAGATGAATGGAATCGTGGTGAGAGTATAAAGCTTAGAAAAAATGTTTATTACTGGAACAGAAATAATATAAAATTAGATGAAATAGAATTCTTAATAAGTGACGATGATGAGTTACTGTTTAATATGTTTAAAGCACACGATTTAGATATAATTGATGTTAAGGGTGAATATTTGAAATCTTTGTATATGAGTGGATATAAAATAAAAAAATGTCTTGACGGTCAAACCGTATATTTAGAGTTTAATATGAAGAAGGATCTTATGCAAAGTAGTGATGTAAGAAAAGCGATAACGTATGTTATTGATAGGGAGGAATTGTGTGATAAGGTTTCAGGAGAGGTTAATGTTCCTGCAAAATTGTTTACGAATCCTGTTGTAAAGTACGCAAATAATATGTCTGCAATTAAGTTTAGGCCAACTAAGCAACAATGTATAAAGATGGCTAAAGAGATATTTGATAATGAGCTAGGTAGATTAGGAAAAGATACGAGTCTTAGTCTATTAACGAAAAATAATGAATTTTGGTTGAAAGAGGCTCAATATTACAAAGATTGTATAGAAAATTATTGGGGTATAACAGTTAATATACTAAGTGCAATAGACACAGAAGAGTTTGAAAAGTATAAGGCTATGGGGGTTGATATAGTGGTTGATAGTATCAAGCCTAATTACGATAGTCCTATTACATATCTTGAAAAATTAGGCAAAGGAGGGTCTACTACTTATAGTAGTCCAGAGTATGACGCCTTGATGGATCAAGGTTTGTTTTATCTTAATAAAAAGGAAAGCATTGATATATTCGATAAAATGGAAGCTATAATAGCAGATGATATTCCTATATACCCACTGTATTATGTTAGAATAAATTATGTTGTTCAGCATAATCTAAAGGGAGTTGTGCGAGGACCATTTAAAAATATGGATTTGTATTATGCACATTATTAA
- a CDS encoding AMP-binding protein, with translation MGFKNLRKPKMKFRKMEINVDELRKIDSTNFEIQKISKRENPYDMTFYKTVKEFFTKAVEEYSDRPCILEKPNHKEEYVTKTYREFYRDVLSLGTSLISVLNLKNKRIVIVGETQYGWYVSYMAILCGAGIAVPVDKELPPNELENLIIRSKAEAVIYSPKKKGDIQKIEKNIRNVKYFIEMKSDAGLQSKNVGLNNLMEIGKNIVDSGNKDFENIVIDPEEFRVLFFTSGTTSNSKGVMLNNRNLAENINAVTAYVKIYPEDRLFSVLPLHHCYESTIGFLYPVSQGASIAICEGLRYIVPNLNEAKPTAILTVPLLVESLYKKINEKIVKNKKNKLVSAMISVTNLLKKAGIDVKRRVFKEIHENLGGNLRIIVSAAAPIEKTVGIWLEGIGITFLQGYGLTETAPIAALTPEYDTHTGSAGKAIVQADIKILNPNENGEGEILIKSPTLMIGYYEDENETKKVIDEDGYFHSGDIGCIDEDGFLYLTGRSKNVIVTQNGKNIYPEEIEMLLEKSEEIKEVMVYGKESKEGRSIDLTITARVVPNFDRIQEKYGNVSDDEIRDIIWKRVKEVNKKLTSYKAVKLLEIKNAEFEKTSTMKIKRYKEIQEVK, from the coding sequence ATGGGCTTTAAAAATTTAAGAAAACCAAAGATGAAATTTCGTAAAATGGAGATAAATGTAGATGAATTAAGAAAGATTGACTCTACTAATTTTGAGATACAGAAAATAAGCAAAAGAGAAAATCCGTATGATATGACATTCTACAAAACGGTTAAGGAGTTTTTTACAAAAGCGGTAGAAGAATATAGTGATAGGCCATGTATTTTAGAAAAACCTAATCATAAGGAAGAGTATGTAACAAAAACATATAGAGAATTTTATAGGGACGTTTTAAGTCTTGGTACATCGCTTATTAGTGTACTTAATTTGAAAAATAAAAGAATTGTTATTGTAGGGGAGACTCAGTATGGGTGGTATGTGTCATATATGGCAATACTTTGCGGTGCAGGGATTGCAGTGCCAGTTGATAAAGAGCTCCCTCCAAATGAATTAGAAAATTTGATAATAAGGTCTAAGGCGGAGGCTGTTATATATTCTCCAAAGAAAAAAGGGGACATACAAAAAATAGAAAAAAATATACGTAATGTAAAGTATTTTATAGAGATGAAGTCTGATGCTGGTTTACAGAGTAAAAATGTAGGATTAAATAATTTGATGGAAATAGGAAAGAACATAGTTGATTCAGGCAATAAAGACTTTGAAAATATTGTTATAGATCCTGAAGAGTTTAGGGTATTGTTTTTTACTTCAGGGACAACATCCAATTCAAAAGGAGTTATGCTAAATAATAGAAATTTGGCAGAAAATATTAATGCAGTTACTGCGTATGTTAAGATTTATCCTGAGGATAGGTTGTTTTCTGTGCTTCCATTGCATCATTGTTATGAATCAACAATAGGATTTTTGTATCCTGTGTCACAAGGTGCATCTATTGCTATATGTGAGGGACTAAGGTATATAGTTCCCAATTTGAATGAAGCAAAACCTACTGCTATTTTAACAGTGCCGCTTTTGGTTGAAAGCTTGTACAAGAAGATCAACGAAAAGATAGTTAAGAATAAGAAAAACAAGTTAGTTAGTGCAATGATTTCGGTTACAAATCTTTTAAAGAAGGCTGGGATTGACGTTAAAAGAAGGGTGTTTAAGGAGATACATGAGAATTTGGGGGGCAATTTAAGGATAATTGTTTCTGCAGCAGCGCCTATCGAGAAAACGGTTGGAATTTGGCTCGAGGGGATAGGAATCACTTTCTTACAAGGATATGGATTAACAGAAACTGCGCCTATAGCGGCATTAACACCGGAATATGATACACATACTGGGTCTGCGGGAAAAGCGATTGTCCAGGCAGATATAAAAATATTAAATCCGAATGAAAATGGAGAAGGAGAAATATTGATAAAATCACCTACTCTAATGATAGGTTATTATGAGGATGAAAACGAAACTAAAAAGGTAATAGATGAAGATGGATATTTTCATTCAGGAGATATAGGATGTATAGATGAGGATGGATTTTTGTATTTAACAGGTCGAAGTAAAAATGTTATTGTTACGCAAAATGGTAAAAATATATATCCCGAAGAGATTGAAATGTTGCTTGAGAAGAGTGAAGAAATAAAGGAAGTTATGGTATATGGTAAAGAGTCAAAGGAAGGTCGTAGCATTGATTTAACCATAACGGCCAGAGTTGTTCCTAATTTTGATAGGATACAAGAAAAGTATGGAAATGTAAGCGATGATGAGATACGTGACATAATATGGAAAAGAGTAAAAGAAGTTAATAAGAAACTGACGTCGTACAAAGCAGTGAAGTTATTGGAAATAAAAAATGCGGAATTTGAAAAAACATCAACTATGAAAATAAAAAGGTATAAAGAGATACAAGAAGTAAAATAG
- a CDS encoding replication-associated recombination protein A yields MENKEPLAYRMRPKTLDEFVGQDKIVGKGKLLYRMIKNDRVSSIILYGPPGTGKTSLARIIANSTKAQFKKLNAVSASIGDIRKIVEPQNNYTIGESTKTVVFIDEIHRFNKTQQDVLLPYVESGKIVLVGATTENPFYEVNKALISRSTVFMLEPLTKDNIITVLNNAITNKENGYGNFNISVDNKVIEFLGDVCNGDSRVALNALELAVNTGKIDKDGKIKIGLDDIKECVQQKTISFDKNGDSHYDNISAFIKSMRGSDPDAAVFYLARALYAGEDINFLARRIIICASEDVGMANPNALCVAVAAANAVKMIGMPEARIILSHAAIMVATSPKSNSCYMAINKALSDVSTKNTGDVPLKLRNATVDGLDKLGYGKGYKYAHDYPNNLVRDVFLPSCMEGTIYYNPTQNGYEAKINEWLMKYRP; encoded by the coding sequence ATGGAGAATAAAGAGCCATTAGCATATAGAATGAGACCAAAAACGCTAGATGAGTTTGTGGGTCAGGATAAGATTGTAGGCAAAGGTAAGCTATTATATAGGATGATAAAAAATGATAGAGTAAGTTCTATCATCCTTTATGGACCGCCGGGCACAGGTAAGACTTCATTGGCCAGGATAATAGCGAATTCTACAAAAGCTCAATTTAAAAAATTAAATGCAGTTTCGGCAAGTATAGGAGATATAAGAAAGATTGTAGAACCTCAAAATAATTACACAATTGGGGAATCAACCAAAACAGTAGTTTTTATAGATGAGATACATAGGTTTAATAAAACTCAGCAAGATGTGCTGTTGCCTTATGTTGAAAGCGGAAAGATTGTTTTAGTTGGAGCTACGACTGAAAATCCGTTTTATGAGGTAAATAAAGCGTTAATTTCAAGATCAACAGTTTTTATGTTAGAACCTCTAACTAAAGATAATATAATTACTGTTTTGAATAACGCTATTACCAATAAAGAAAATGGATACGGAAACTTTAATATTTCTGTAGATAATAAAGTAATTGAATTTTTGGGAGACGTTTGTAATGGGGATTCTAGAGTTGCCCTAAATGCCTTGGAATTGGCAGTTAATACAGGCAAAATTGATAAAGATGGTAAAATAAAAATAGGTTTAGATGATATTAAAGAATGCGTGCAACAAAAAACAATATCGTTTGATAAAAATGGAGACTCCCATTATGACAATATAAGTGCATTCATAAAATCTATGAGAGGTAGTGACCCAGATGCGGCAGTGTTTTATTTGGCAAGGGCATTGTACGCAGGCGAAGATATAAATTTCTTAGCAAGAAGAATAATAATTTGTGCCTCAGAAGACGTGGGCATGGCGAATCCTAATGCGCTTTGTGTTGCAGTTGCCGCAGCAAATGCAGTAAAAATGATAGGTATGCCAGAGGCAAGAATTATTTTGTCGCATGCGGCAATTATGGTGGCTACTAGCCCAAAATCTAATTCTTGTTATATGGCGATTAATAAGGCGCTTTCGGATGTATCTACTAAAAATACTGGAGATGTTCCTCTAAAGCTTAGAAACGCAACAGTAGATGGATTGGACAAATTGGGTTATGGAAAAGGGTATAAATATGCACATGATTATCCTAATAATTTAGTTAGGGATGTTTTTCTCCCATCTTGTATGGAAGGAACAATATATTATAATCCAACTCAAAATGGTTATGAAGCTAAGATAAACGAGTGGTTGATGAAATATCGACCTTAA
- a CDS encoding PilZ domain-containing protein, with protein MNFPSNNNIAIFCKISMDKGYTWIQGIITALSHHNNSMSVFLSSKNFFKYANFKNEIIIKALDSTHENIYIGTINRSIINKRSHFLKIHIKSILSFYDKRKFVRFLVNYGANIKVDNLDEFHVKISDLSFGGLCFFSKHNLKLSSNILITINVTRKLQLSLYGTVIDKIPYEHEFRYSVKITPKSIQDQEKLNQVMDTLLLKQNGIKNTYIFHSWLKTFLIIGLTILSCTIITWFLINLLS; from the coding sequence TTGAATTTTCCGTCTAATAATAATATAGCCATTTTTTGCAAAATATCTATGGATAAAGGATACACTTGGATTCAGGGAATAATAACAGCCTTATCCCACCACAATAATTCTATGTCTGTATTTTTATCTTCAAAGAATTTTTTTAAATATGCTAATTTTAAAAATGAAATAATTATAAAAGCTTTAGATTCAACTCATGAAAATATATATATTGGTACTATAAATAGAAGCATAATAAACAAAAGGTCACATTTTTTAAAAATACATATAAAATCAATCCTATCATTTTATGATAAAAGAAAATTCGTAAGGTTCTTAGTAAATTACGGTGCCAATATCAAAGTTGACAATTTGGACGAATTCCATGTTAAAATTTCTGACCTAAGTTTTGGTGGATTGTGTTTCTTCTCAAAACACAATCTAAAGTTAAGTTCTAATATTTTAATTACAATAAATGTAACCCGCAAATTACAACTTTCTTTATACGGAACTGTAATTGACAAAATACCCTATGAACACGAATTCAGATACTCAGTAAAAATAACACCAAAATCCATTCAAGATCAAGAAAAACTTAATCAAGTTATGGACACTTTACTTCTCAAACAAAACGGTATCAAAAACACATATATTTTTCACTCTTGGCTAAAAACTTTTTTAATCATAGGTTTAACTATTCTATCTTGTACAATAATTACATGGTTTCTGATTAATCTCTTAAGCTAA
- a CDS encoding class I SAM-dependent methyltransferase, with the protein MSRVLKNALTLSHEVLAKFVHENDVVVDATCGKGNDTMFLSRLVGERGRVYSFDIQDIAINITKSKIAQNGDFGNIEFICDGHQNMDKYIKDVISAVVFNLGYFPTGDHTIATRADTTIVAINKALTLLKVNGIIVVVVYSGGDTGFQEKKEVLEFASKLNPRGYGVTVVDFPNQVNNPPVLLCIEKLA; encoded by the coding sequence GTGTCAAGAGTGTTAAAAAATGCACTTACCTTGTCGCATGAGGTATTAGCTAAGTTTGTACATGAGAATGATGTAGTAGTTGATGCAACATGTGGCAAAGGTAATGATACTATGTTTTTATCACGTTTAGTAGGAGAAAGAGGTAGGGTATATTCTTTTGACATACAAGATATCGCGATCAATATAACAAAGAGTAAGATAGCCCAAAATGGGGACTTTGGCAATATTGAATTTATTTGTGATGGGCATCAGAATATGGATAAGTACATAAAAGATGTTATAAGTGCCGTTGTGTTTAATTTAGGGTATTTTCCGACAGGAGATCATACTATAGCGACAAGAGCAGATACAACTATTGTTGCTATAAATAAGGCATTGACTTTGCTGAAGGTAAATGGAATTATAGTAGTTGTTGTATATTCAGGGGGAGACACGGGATTTCAAGAGAAAAAAGAAGTTTTGGAGTTTGCGTCAAAGCTAAATCCAAGAGGATATGGTGTTACAGTGGTAGATTTCCCGAACCAGGTAAACAATCCTCCTGTTTTGTTGTGTATAGAAAAATTAGCTTAA
- a CDS encoding DMT family transporter, with the protein MDRKKQGIALMLLSALSFSSMQVVVKLSSGTVPLMEQIFVRNVINLLLIFFLAKRSKVSLKAEKKYRFWLFIRSFFGYLGMIFLFYASANANQADVTVLHKMSPFLITILASVFLKEKLSRIQIPALIIAFSGAFVIANPQFNSNAFPILVAFLSATASSVSYTLLSYFKDKVNGLTVVWNFCLFSILGSIPFLINNFVLPTWKDLFMLFLIGVFGSASQLTLTYAYRLAPASEVSIYNYAGILFSMLLGYFILGQKVGIRSVVGGGIVILASFIVYIYNNKKDRIGVQEKCQEC; encoded by the coding sequence ATGGATAGAAAAAAGCAAGGGATAGCGTTGATGTTGTTGTCTGCATTGTCATTTTCAAGCATGCAGGTTGTTGTGAAGTTGTCTAGTGGGACGGTACCGCTGATGGAACAGATTTTTGTTCGTAATGTAATAAATCTTTTATTAATATTTTTTTTGGCTAAGAGAAGTAAGGTATCTCTTAAAGCAGAAAAGAAATATCGTTTTTGGTTATTTATAAGATCGTTTTTTGGTTATTTGGGGATGATATTTTTGTTTTATGCATCTGCAAATGCAAACCAGGCAGATGTTACTGTGTTACACAAAATGTCTCCATTTCTAATTACGATACTTGCGAGTGTATTTTTAAAAGAAAAGTTATCTAGAATACAGATACCCGCATTAATTATAGCTTTTTCGGGGGCTTTTGTAATAGCAAATCCGCAATTTAACTCGAATGCATTTCCGATATTAGTGGCGTTTTTATCGGCGACGGCATCAAGTGTTTCGTATACACTGTTGAGTTATTTTAAAGATAAAGTTAATGGGCTAACAGTAGTTTGGAATTTTTGTTTGTTCAGTATATTAGGGTCAATACCATTTTTGATAAATAATTTTGTTTTACCTACGTGGAAAGATTTGTTTATGTTATTTTTGATAGGAGTATTTGGATCAGCAAGTCAACTTACGTTAACATATGCGTATAGATTGGCACCAGCATCGGAGGTTAGTATATATAATTATGCAGGAATATTATTCTCTATGCTATTAGGGTATTTTATACTTGGTCAAAAAGTTGGTATTAGATCAGTTGTAGGTGGAGGAATAGTTATACTAGCATCTTTTATTGTGTATATATACAACAATAAAAAAGATAGAATAGGGGTACAGGAAAAGTGTCAAGAGTGTTAA